One window of the Thermodesulfomicrobium sp. WS genome contains the following:
- a CDS encoding AI-2E family transporter, whose amino-acid sequence MLGREPWTFDRTVRLALAAAVIWGAVRLLGALSDAIIPFLIGLLLAYVLDPLVGWVEARVRYRSVAIAVVLLGAIVALVLAGALITPMIAREVAHMARLAQEMLSNSRLAAEAAKRLPPDVWEAVRGVLTSPEVQDFLRSDSVLSMAQGALRRIVPGIMGLISGAYSMVMAVAVVLVIGLYTVFLLLDFHSLRQRWHAVLPAAWRQPVLEFLAEFDTAMSRYFRGQALVAGTVGILFAIGFGLIGLPLAVVLGLFLGLLNMVPYLQMVGFVPAVLLAGVHALETGTSFWTVLGLVLVVFAVVQAIQDMVLVPRFLGKAMGLSPAWMLLSLSVWGSLLGFLGLLLALPLTCLVFAYWRRLIANDEGARLDNTTVPL is encoded by the coding sequence ATGCTCGGTCGTGAGCCGTGGACCTTTGATCGCACCGTGCGCCTGGCCTTGGCCGCTGCCGTGATTTGGGGCGCAGTCCGGCTGCTGGGGGCGCTCAGTGACGCGATCATTCCTTTTCTTATCGGGTTGCTTTTGGCCTACGTCCTCGATCCTCTGGTAGGGTGGGTGGAGGCGCGGGTGCGCTATCGGAGCGTGGCCATTGCCGTGGTGCTTTTGGGCGCCATCGTGGCATTGGTCTTGGCTGGAGCGCTCATCACCCCGATGATCGCCCGGGAAGTCGCGCATATGGCACGACTGGCCCAAGAGATGCTCTCCAACTCCCGCCTGGCCGCCGAGGCCGCCAAGCGGCTCCCTCCCGACGTCTGGGAAGCTGTGCGCGGTGTCTTGACCAGCCCCGAAGTGCAGGACTTCTTGCGCAGTGATAGTGTGCTCTCCATGGCCCAAGGAGCGCTTCGCCGTATCGTTCCTGGGATCATGGGGCTGATCAGCGGCGCCTACAGCATGGTCATGGCCGTGGCCGTGGTGCTGGTCATTGGGCTCTACACCGTGTTCTTGCTCTTGGATTTCCACTCGTTGCGCCAGCGCTGGCACGCCGTGCTTCCTGCGGCCTGGCGGCAGCCGGTACTCGAATTTCTTGCGGAATTCGATACCGCCATGAGCCGCTATTTCCGCGGCCAAGCCCTGGTGGCCGGCACCGTGGGCATCCTTTTTGCCATTGGTTTCGGTCTCATCGGGCTGCCTTTGGCCGTGGTCCTGGGGCTCTTTCTGGGTCTGCTCAACATGGTGCCCTATCTCCAGATGGTAGGATTTGTGCCTGCCGTGCTGTTGGCCGGGGTACACGCCCTGGAGACCGGGACGTCGTTTTGGACGGTGTTGGGGCTCGTGCTGGTGGTCTTTGCCGTTGTCCAGGCCATTCAGGATATGGTGCTGGTGCCGCGCTTTTTGGGCAAGGCCATGGGGCTCTCCCCAGCGTGGATGCTGCTCTCCCTTTCCGTATGGGGCAGTTTGCTGGGGTTTTTGGGCCTGCTCCTCGCCCTGCCGCTCACCTGTCTGGTCTTTGCCTATTGGCGCCGCCTGATCGCCAATGACGAAGGCGCGCGTCTGGACAATACCACCGTTCCCCTTTAG
- the htpG gene encoding molecular chaperone HtpG, with amino-acid sequence MTQTQEMEFKTEIRQLLEIITHSIYTSREIFLRELISNASDALDKLRFEQARGADIEDPDAELAIRVTTDADARSITITDTGIGMTQEEVITNIGTIAHSGTAAFLAKAKESGADASTLIGRFGVGFYSVFMVAERVVLRTRSATPNAKPVEWISTGQGSYSIRELDEALPRGTSIHIHLKEDAAEFANKDRLAAIIKKHSNFVSFPVYVDGEKVNTVPALWRENKFSITKEQYSEFYRFLTLDSEDPTHTIHINVDAPVQFSALLFIPPKTMDVFGIERDAHGLDLYVRRVLIQSKNKDLIPEYLGFVRGVVDTEDLPLNISRETLQENRVIRKIAQTITKQVLGELHKFAQDQERYAAFWKEHSKRFKMGYADFANQEAFAELLRFHSSAASDPDALVSLEEYVGRMQEGQKAIYYISGPSREAIEKNPHVEIFRTKGVELLYLFDPIDEFVMEAVRRYRDFPLEAAENADLRKLENLPDTTPDDAAAATASAQAEDMEALLTVMRRVLKDRVTEVRASKRLSHSPACLVSPDGSTSQMHRIMQILAKDTSIPQKVLEVNPKHPLVHNLQKMAQHSPDDPFLAMAVEGIFEAALLQDGYLADPHSLVERTYRLLEEASAWHAPKE; translated from the coding sequence ATGACGCAAACGCAAGAGATGGAATTCAAGACCGAGATTCGACAGCTTTTGGAGATCATCACGCATTCCATCTATACCAGCCGAGAGATCTTCCTGCGCGAGCTCATCTCCAACGCCTCGGACGCATTGGACAAGCTGCGCTTCGAACAGGCCCGCGGCGCCGACATTGAAGACCCAGACGCCGAACTCGCCATCCGCGTCACCACCGACGCCGACGCTCGCTCCATCACCATCACCGACACCGGTATCGGCATGACCCAAGAGGAGGTCATCACCAACATCGGCACCATCGCCCATTCCGGGACCGCAGCATTTCTCGCCAAGGCCAAGGAAAGCGGCGCGGACGCCTCCACCCTCATCGGCCGCTTTGGGGTGGGCTTTTACTCGGTCTTCATGGTGGCAGAGCGCGTGGTCCTGCGCACCCGTTCGGCTACGCCCAATGCCAAGCCCGTGGAATGGATTTCCACCGGTCAGGGCTCCTACTCCATCCGCGAACTCGATGAGGCCCTGCCCCGTGGCACCTCCATCCACATCCACCTCAAGGAAGACGCCGCCGAGTTCGCAAACAAAGACCGCCTGGCAGCCATCATCAAAAAGCACTCCAATTTCGTCTCGTTTCCGGTGTATGTGGATGGCGAGAAGGTGAATACCGTACCGGCCCTGTGGCGGGAAAACAAGTTTTCCATCACCAAGGAACAGTATAGCGAATTTTATCGCTTCCTCACCCTGGATTCCGAAGACCCGACACATACCATTCACATCAATGTCGATGCGCCGGTGCAGTTTTCGGCGCTCCTCTTCATCCCGCCCAAGACCATGGATGTGTTCGGCATCGAGCGCGACGCCCACGGCCTGGATCTCTACGTGCGCCGTGTGCTCATTCAATCCAAGAACAAAGACCTCATCCCCGAATATCTCGGGTTCGTGCGTGGCGTGGTGGACACCGAAGACTTGCCCCTCAACATCTCCCGCGAGACCTTGCAGGAGAACCGTGTCATTCGCAAAATCGCCCAGACCATCACCAAACAGGTCCTCGGGGAACTGCACAAGTTCGCCCAAGACCAGGAACGGTACGCTGCTTTTTGGAAAGAGCACAGCAAGCGCTTCAAAATGGGCTATGCAGACTTCGCCAATCAGGAGGCCTTTGCGGAGCTCCTGCGTTTCCACTCCTCGGCGGCTTCCGACCCCGATGCCCTGGTTTCTCTGGAAGAATACGTGGGCCGCATGCAGGAAGGCCAAAAGGCCATCTACTATATCTCCGGCCCATCCCGGGAAGCCATTGAAAAGAACCCCCACGTGGAGATCTTCCGCACCAAGGGGGTCGAATTGCTCTACCTCTTCGACCCTATCGACGAGTTCGTCATGGAGGCCGTGCGTCGTTACCGGGACTTCCCTCTCGAGGCCGCGGAAAACGCGGATCTCCGCAAATTGGAAAACCTCCCCGATACGACCCCCGACGACGCGGCGGCCGCCACTGCTTCGGCACAAGCGGAAGACATGGAGGCCTTGCTGACGGTCATGCGCCGTGTCCTCAAAGACCGAGTGACCGAGGTGCGCGCATCCAAGCGCCTCAGCCACAGCCCTGCCTGCTTGGTGAGTCCCGATGGATCCACCTCGCAGATGCACCGCATCATGCAGATTTTGGCCAAGGATACCTCCATTCCGCAAAAAGTCCTGGAGGTGAACCCCAAACACCCATTGGTGCACAATCTGCAGAAGATGGCCCAGCACAGCCCGGACGACCCCTTCTTGGCCATGGCGGTGGAAGGCATCTTCGAGGCGGCCCTGCTCCAGGACGGCTACCTGGCGGATCCGCACTCTTTGGTGGAGCGGACGTACCGGCTCCTGGAAGAGGCCAGCG